The window CGACGAGGAGTCCATCCTGGAGGGCGGCCTCGGCACGCAAGCCATCGGCCTGCTCGCGCGCCGCCAGTTCCAGGTCGTGCTCGTCGCCGCGTTCCTCCTCGGGTTCGTCTCCCGATCCGGCGACGCATTCTTCTCCGTCTACATGCGCGCCGTCGGCCTCGGCGACGGCTACACGGGTGCGGCGTGGGCGCTCAAGACTGTCGCGGAAACCGTCGTCTTCCTCGCCGTCGGACGCACCGCGCTCTCCTACGGCAGCCTCGTCTCCGTCGGCGGCCTCGGGTTCGCCGCCGGCTACGCCGGCCTCACGCTCTTCCCCACGCTCGGCTCCGTCCTCCTCGCGAACGTCGGCCTCGGCGTCGGCCTCGCCCTCCTCTTCTTCGCGCTCGTCAACCTCGCGCACGACTGCGCGCCCGACGGCCTCCACTCCACCGCCCAGACCCTCCTCACGAGCGTCGGCGTCGGCGCGGGCGGCGCGCTCGGCCACATCGTCGCCGGCTGGCTCGTCGACGCCGTCGGCGTCCAGTCCATGTTCGCCTACCTCGCCGCCGCCTCAGTCCTCCTCGCGCTCGTCGGCGTCGCCGTGCACGCCGTCGCCGACGCCCGCCACCCCACGACGGCGTAACCGCTCGCCGACCCACCCAACACGCCCGACACACCGCCCGCGGCTCACTCGGCGCAGATGTCGACGAAGTTCCGCAGAATCCTCAGCCCCGTCTCACCGGACTTCTCCGGGTGGAACTGCGTGCCGAACACGTTCCCCGCCTCGTTCGCGACGACGGACGCGAACTCGACCTCGTAGTCGGTCGTCGCAACGACGTTCACGCCGTTGTCGGGCTCCGCGTAGTAGGAGTGCACGAAGTACGCGTACTCGCCGTCGACGGAACCGCCCGCGGTTCCGTCGGCCAACCGCGTCTCCGACGAGACACTGTCGACGCCCTCAACGAGGGGGTGGCTGCGCTGCACGTCCAGTTCGTTCCAGCCCATGTGCGGCACCTTCTGGCCCTGGCTGAACCGGACGTTCCGTCCCGGAATCAGCCCGAGACCGTCCACGTCGCCCTCGCCGTCCCGACTGGCTTCCTCGCTGCCCTCCAGCAGCATCTGCATCCCGAGGCAGATGCCGAACAGGGGCGTCCCCGACTCCGCCACGTCGAGCAGGGTGTCGCGGAACGGCCCCGCGTTCTCCATGCCCTCGCTGAACGCGCCGACGCCGGGGAGGACGACGCCGTCCGCGTTCAGGATCTCGTCGGTGTCCTCGGTGATGGTGACGGACGCGCCCGCGCGTTCGAGGCCGCGCGTCACGCTCCGCAGGTTCCCCAGGCCGTAGTCCACGACGACGACCGACGCCGCCGCCTGCCGCTGGGCGTCCGTAGTGCTCATGCGAGTGGGTACGCCGACCGCGGGCAA is drawn from Salarchaeum sp. JOR-1 and contains these coding sequences:
- the hisH gene encoding imidazole glycerol phosphate synthase subunit HisH, with protein sequence MSTTDAQRQAAASVVVVDYGLGNLRSVTRGLERAGASVTITEDTDEILNADGVVLPGVGAFSEGMENAGPFRDTLLDVAESGTPLFGICLGMQMLLEGSEEASRDGEGDVDGLGLIPGRNVRFSQGQKVPHMGWNELDVQRSHPLVEGVDSVSSETRLADGTAGGSVDGEYAYFVHSYYAEPDNGVNVVATTDYEVEFASVVANEAGNVFGTQFHPEKSGETGLRILRNFVDICAE
- a CDS encoding MFS transporter is translated as MDSRYRYPALYFVFFAAFSGFAAFRNVLLEEMGMSGVEMGIVGMVMITAGVVVQPLWGFVADYTRSPARVLVVAATVSALSLLSYPLGASLPGDAFLLITAGTALFAVGRAPIVPLSNALVLREGFDYGYARSFGSTSFGIAVLVIGFLLAYTTTLLVVYLYIAGMAVFVALALTIPDDEESILEGGLGTQAIGLLARRQFQVVLVAAFLLGFVSRSGDAFFSVYMRAVGLGDGYTGAAWALKTVAETVVFLAVGRTALSYGSLVSVGGLGFAAGYAGLTLFPTLGSVLLANVGLGVGLALLFFALVNLAHDCAPDGLHSTAQTLLTSVGVGAGGALGHIVAGWLVDAVGVQSMFAYLAAASVLLALVGVAVHAVADARHPTTA